The Agromyces atrinae genome window below encodes:
- a CDS encoding MarR family winged helix-turn-helix transcriptional regulator → MHLTPDADSPLGDRITVTLHALVERIDAFADGMLRAQFGITYSQFFFLAVLSSIERPGHPDVTEMAECLGVSKAAVSKRLTSFVDAGWITLPGDPANARRVVLALTRAARDLVANAAAALDASFTEHFSRVTSVDLGALHDDLKTVIQVLDEQGRDEQSPESPLPTERPQS, encoded by the coding sequence ATGCACCTCACCCCCGACGCCGACTCGCCGCTCGGCGACCGCATCACCGTCACGCTGCACGCCCTCGTCGAACGCATCGACGCGTTCGCCGACGGCATGCTGCGCGCTCAGTTCGGAATCACGTACAGCCAGTTCTTCTTCCTCGCCGTACTGTCGTCGATCGAGCGGCCCGGCCACCCCGACGTCACCGAGATGGCCGAGTGCCTCGGCGTCTCGAAGGCCGCGGTCTCGAAGCGCCTGACCTCGTTCGTCGACGCGGGCTGGATCACGCTGCCCGGCGACCCCGCCAACGCGCGCCGCGTCGTGCTCGCGCTCACACGCGCTGCTCGGGACCTCGTCGCGAACGCGGCCGCCGCACTCGACGCGAGCTTCACCGAGCACTTCAGTCGCGTCACGTCCGTCGACCTCGGCGCCCTGCACGACGACCTCAAGACCGTCATCCAGGTCCTTGATGAGCAGGGTCGTGATGAGCAGAGCCCCGAATCCCCCCTCCCCACCGAAAGGCCACAGTCATGA
- a CDS encoding aldo/keto reductase: MTNETPHPTNPLGTTGMDITRVGFGAWAIGGSDWAFGWGAQDDADSVAAIRHAVEAGVNWIDTAAVYGLGHSEEVVARALADLPEADRPYVFTKGGMVWDLENRRERAKRVGDPASIRREAEASLRRLGVERIDLYQMHWPAEDGTPLEEYWQTFVDLRDEGKVRAIGLSNHSVEQLEAAEAIGHVDTLQPPFSAIRRGVADEILPWCAANDTGVIVYSPMGSGLLTGAFSAERVANLPDDDWRRNSADFTTNLDANLRIGDALARVAARHRVSQAAAAAAWTLGFDGVTAAIVGARSPEQIDGWIAAADLELTPEDYAEVAAAF, from the coding sequence ATGACGAACGAGACCCCTCACCCCACGAACCCGCTCGGCACGACGGGCATGGACATCACGCGCGTCGGCTTCGGCGCATGGGCGATCGGCGGCAGCGACTGGGCATTCGGCTGGGGCGCGCAGGATGACGCCGACTCGGTCGCCGCCATTCGGCACGCCGTCGAGGCCGGTGTGAACTGGATCGACACGGCCGCCGTGTACGGCCTCGGCCACTCGGAAGAAGTCGTCGCGCGAGCCCTCGCCGACCTGCCCGAAGCAGACCGGCCGTACGTCTTCACGAAGGGCGGCATGGTCTGGGACCTGGAGAACCGTCGCGAGCGGGCGAAGCGCGTCGGCGACCCCGCGTCGATCCGGCGCGAGGCGGAGGCATCACTCCGCCGCCTCGGTGTCGAGCGCATCGACCTCTACCAGATGCACTGGCCCGCCGAAGATGGAACGCCGCTCGAGGAGTACTGGCAGACCTTCGTCGACCTGCGCGACGAGGGCAAGGTGCGTGCGATCGGACTCTCGAACCACTCGGTCGAACAGCTCGAGGCCGCCGAGGCGATCGGGCACGTCGACACGCTGCAGCCGCCGTTCTCGGCGATCCGCCGGGGCGTCGCCGACGAGATCCTGCCGTGGTGCGCCGCGAACGACACGGGCGTCATCGTCTACAGCCCCATGGGGTCGGGCCTCCTGACCGGCGCATTCTCGGCCGAGCGGGTCGCGAACCTACCGGATGACGATTGGCGACGCAACAGCGCCGACTTCACGACCAACCTCGACGCGAACCTGCGGATCGGCGACGCGCTCGCCCGCGTGGCCGCACGTCACAGGGTCTCGCAGGCGGCCGCGGCTGCCGCGTGGACGCTCGGCTTCGACGGCGTGACGGCTGCGATCGTGGGCGCGCGCTCCCCCGAGCAGATCGACGGCTGGATCGCCGCGGCCGACCTCGAACTCACCCCCGAGGACTACGCCGAGGTCGCCGCCGCCTTCTGA
- a CDS encoding AEC family transporter, whose translation MIGALTGFAVIAVAIIAGYVAGRTGVLGPHARYVLSRLVFFVLSPFLLFTVLATADVRILFSALLPVSALAAVSMFVIFAVIALVVWRRRAGSVVVGSLASGYVNANNIGLPIALYMLGDAALAAPVVLLQLLVFTPVALAILDAEAQGRASVGRIVGQTFTNPIILGSLAGLATALITSATGTTLPEIVLEPLSVVGHAAIPLMLISFGMSLHGQKMLEAGSGRRDVLLASALKLLVMPVAAWLIGRFVFGVEGHALYAVTVLAALPTAQNVFNYAQRYERSEILARDTVFLTTLGSIPVLLVVSLLLA comes from the coding sequence GTGATCGGCGCACTGACCGGCTTCGCCGTCATCGCCGTCGCGATCATCGCGGGGTACGTCGCCGGTCGCACGGGTGTGCTCGGACCGCACGCCCGGTACGTGCTCAGCCGACTCGTCTTCTTCGTGCTCTCGCCGTTCCTCCTCTTCACCGTGCTGGCGACGGCCGACGTGCGCATCTTGTTCTCGGCCTTGCTGCCGGTCTCGGCGCTCGCGGCGGTCTCGATGTTCGTGATCTTCGCGGTCATCGCACTCGTCGTGTGGCGTCGTCGAGCGGGAAGTGTCGTCGTCGGCTCGCTCGCCTCGGGATACGTCAACGCCAACAACATCGGCCTGCCGATCGCGCTCTACATGCTCGGCGATGCGGCGCTCGCCGCCCCTGTCGTGCTGCTGCAGCTGCTCGTCTTCACGCCCGTCGCGCTCGCGATCCTCGACGCCGAAGCCCAGGGGCGGGCATCCGTCGGGCGCATCGTCGGTCAGACGTTCACGAACCCGATCATCCTCGGGTCGCTCGCGGGCCTCGCGACGGCACTCATCACATCGGCGACCGGAACGACGCTGCCCGAGATCGTGCTCGAACCGCTCAGCGTCGTCGGCCACGCGGCGATCCCGCTCATGCTCATCAGCTTCGGGATGTCGCTGCACGGCCAGAAGATGCTCGAGGCGGGGTCGGGTCGACGCGACGTGCTGCTCGCCTCGGCGCTCAAGCTCCTCGTGATGCCCGTCGCGGCGTGGCTCATCGGCCGCTTCGTCTTCGGCGTCGAGGGGCACGCGCTCTATGCCGTCACGGTGCTCGCGGCGCTGCCGACCGCGCAGAACGTCTTCAACTACGCGCAGCGGTACGAGCGCTCCGAGATCCTCGCGCGCGACACGGTCTTCCTCACGACGCTCGGCTCGATCCCCGTGCTCCTCGTCGTCTCCCTCCTCCTCGCCTGA
- a CDS encoding low temperature requirement protein A — MSFIELFFDLVFVFALTQLSAYLYENQTPLGAFEGAIMVLALWWAWVSTTWVTNYLDPVKLPVRGAVIGLALIALMLSVSIADSFGERAWIFAIAYVALQLGRVVFVILATWRHDRTLARRFVRILVWTIVASTFWIGGALLPLEWQLPFWGVALTVEYLGSSLGFPVPGVASDRADDELSGAHIAERAALFVLIAIGEGLLVTGFTFVELEISVEAVLALFGAFVAAAAMWWIYFDRGERLGSEIIEKSDSPGRLARLAYTYVHLPVIAGIVLTSVADKELLSHPLEQSPSTVVAVLGGPALFLIGTLLFRRVLQHRWLVTYLAGILALGILAAASPTMTPIALGLSATAVLVAVAAAETIVRVRSGHRSGG; from the coding sequence GTGAGCTTCATCGAGCTCTTCTTCGACCTCGTGTTCGTCTTCGCGCTGACGCAGTTGTCGGCGTACCTCTATGAGAATCAGACGCCTCTCGGCGCCTTCGAGGGCGCGATCATGGTGCTCGCACTCTGGTGGGCCTGGGTGTCGACGACGTGGGTGACGAACTATCTCGATCCGGTGAAGCTGCCCGTGCGCGGCGCCGTGATCGGTCTCGCGCTCATCGCACTGATGCTGAGCGTCTCGATCGCCGATTCGTTCGGTGAGCGCGCCTGGATCTTCGCGATCGCGTACGTCGCGCTGCAGCTCGGCCGGGTGGTCTTCGTCATCCTCGCCACGTGGCGGCACGACCGCACACTCGCTCGGCGATTCGTGCGCATCCTCGTGTGGACGATCGTCGCGAGCACGTTCTGGATCGGCGGCGCGCTCCTGCCGCTCGAGTGGCAACTGCCGTTCTGGGGCGTGGCGCTCACCGTCGAGTACCTGGGATCGAGCCTCGGCTTCCCCGTTCCCGGCGTCGCGAGCGACCGCGCCGACGACGAGTTGTCGGGCGCCCACATCGCCGAGCGCGCCGCGCTCTTCGTGCTCATCGCCATCGGCGAGGGGCTGCTCGTCACCGGTTTCACCTTCGTCGAGCTCGAGATCTCGGTCGAGGCGGTGCTCGCACTCTTCGGCGCCTTCGTCGCGGCGGCCGCGATGTGGTGGATCTACTTCGATCGCGGCGAACGCCTCGGCTCGGAGATCATCGAGAAGTCCGACTCCCCCGGCCGCCTCGCCCGACTCGCCTACACCTACGTGCACCTCCCGGTCATCGCGGGCATCGTGCTCACGAGCGTCGCCGACAAGGAACTGCTCTCGCACCCTCTCGAGCAGAGCCCCTCGACGGTCGTCGCGGTGCTCGGAGGGCCGGCGCTGTTCCTCATCGGCACCCTGCTCTTCCGCCGCGTGTTGCAGCACCGCTGGCTCGTGACGTACCTCGCCGGCATCCTGGCGCTCGGGATACTCGCCGCCGCCTCGCCCACGATGACGCCGATCGCGCTGGGGCTCTCGGCGACGGCCGTGCTCGTCGCGGTGGCTGCGGCCGAGACGATCGTGCGGGTGCGGTCGGGGCATCGATCGGGCGGATGA
- a CDS encoding TetR family transcriptional regulator — translation MAWDIERTQQLLLDAATREFCDHGLAGARVDRIAATAGVNKERIYQYFGKKTDLFDTVVATALRRLMDEVPIEGRGAAAMGDYAGRLFDHHVRDRTVPRLLFWEGLERGEDAHSSPERRERHELKVTLVTRVLPCASRREAADLLLTIVSLCDAWVVLPQLDALLAGDASNRVAERRAAIVEAVTLAAQAVVDRAILERGVVDSAAADRESAGRESADREGAERALAQRTDA, via the coding sequence ATGGCCTGGGACATCGAGCGCACGCAGCAACTGCTGCTCGATGCCGCGACCCGCGAGTTCTGCGACCACGGGCTCGCCGGCGCACGCGTCGATCGCATCGCCGCGACGGCGGGCGTCAACAAGGAACGCATCTACCAGTACTTCGGCAAGAAGACCGACCTCTTCGACACCGTCGTCGCGACGGCGCTCCGCCGCCTCATGGACGAGGTGCCCATCGAGGGCCGGGGCGCCGCCGCGATGGGCGACTACGCCGGGCGACTCTTCGACCACCACGTGCGCGATCGCACCGTTCCCCGCTTGCTGTTCTGGGAGGGGCTCGAACGCGGCGAAGACGCTCACTCGTCGCCCGAACGACGCGAGCGCCACGAGCTCAAGGTGACGCTCGTCACGCGGGTGCTCCCGTGCGCGTCGCGACGCGAGGCCGCCGATCTGCTGCTCACGATCGTGAGCCTCTGCGACGCCTGGGTCGTGTTGCCGCAACTCGACGCCCTGCTCGCGGGCGACGCCTCGAACCGGGTCGCCGAACGTCGCGCCGCGATCGTCGAAGCCGTGACCCTCGCCGCGCAGGCCGTCGTCGATCGCGCGATCCTCGAGCGCGGGGTCGTCGATTCGGCCGCCGCCGATCGTGAGAGCGCTGGCCGTGAGAGCGCTGACCGTGAGGGCGCTGAGCGAGCCCTCGCTCAGCGCACCGACGCGTGA
- a CDS encoding TFIIB-type zinc ribbon-containing protein: protein MQCPSDGTVLVMSERSGVEIDYCPTCRGVWLDRGELDKILDRAAQEFRPAAATLPQAAPMAPPMAPPAPAYGQQDDRYRDSRSRDRDRDDRYDSGYNNSGYNNSGYNNGYGKKKKRDNWLSELFD from the coding sequence ATGCAGTGCCCCAGTGACGGAACCGTGTTGGTCATGAGCGAGCGCAGCGGAGTCGAGATCGACTACTGCCCGACGTGCCGCGGAGTCTGGCTCGACCGTGGCGAGCTCGACAAGATCCTCGACCGTGCGGCGCAGGAGTTCCGGCCGGCCGCCGCGACCCTGCCCCAGGCGGCCCCGATGGCGCCGCCGATGGCACCGCCCGCGCCCGCCTACGGCCAGCAGGATGACCGCTACCGCGATTCCCGTTCACGAGACCGCGACCGCGATGACCGCTACGACTCCGGCTACAACAACTCCGGTTACAACAACTCCGGTTACAACAACGGCTACGGCAAGAAGAAGAAGCGCGACAACTGGTTGAGCGAACTCTTCGACTGA
- a CDS encoding HNH endonuclease signature motif containing protein: MSVVTSMLGVVDDVLDLTDSIADAVTGLLRGVDSSAAMVSDDALLGLLGRAETLGRAVDALRVLVAAEVGDRARPELGTESLAHRRGCGSAAELVERVTRVSSVTARARLRLGARVHRCTGFTGAPLPAAFDAVREGLVSGRLGWDAAQTITTALTVAGRGTPTDMLGGLRAAEHELVCAATGTAPAPDVAALPPVMHAETKLQAATWVEVLNPDGAEPSERDFEARHVRLLPARGGWVPIAGLLAPEVAGQVQRVFDALCNPRQAGNLPEALPGRGSADADANSDGGVHAGGGAGASAGDSASAGAGADMDARFGVSVDTDGIRDPRTRAQRQHDALATVFDIAGRADELPTLGGASATILVTTLTDDFLTGTGVGHIDGVDVPIPMSAIRQHACANGAHTLELTPAGGIHRLGTEQRTFTRAQRRALAARDGGCIIPGCPIPAAATEAHHVTPWWAGGPTHVDNGVLLCWFHHRTIDTSGWEIRMISGAPHVKPPPWLGDPVWRATTHSPTRRTAQLRRQHE; this comes from the coding sequence GTGTCGGTGGTCACTTCTATGTTGGGTGTTGTGGATGATGTACTCGATCTGACGGACTCGATCGCCGATGCGGTGACCGGGCTGCTGCGTGGGGTCGATTCGTCTGCGGCGATGGTGTCGGATGACGCCCTGCTCGGGTTGCTCGGTCGTGCCGAGACTCTCGGGCGCGCGGTCGATGCGTTGCGGGTGTTGGTGGCGGCCGAGGTCGGTGACCGGGCACGCCCTGAACTGGGCACGGAATCGCTCGCGCATCGCCGGGGGTGTGGGAGTGCGGCGGAGTTGGTCGAGCGGGTGACGCGGGTGTCGTCGGTGACGGCGCGGGCCCGGTTGCGGCTCGGAGCCCGGGTGCACCGCTGCACCGGGTTCACGGGGGCGCCGTTGCCGGCCGCGTTCGACGCGGTTCGTGAGGGACTGGTGTCGGGCCGGTTGGGGTGGGATGCGGCGCAGACGATCACGACCGCGTTGACGGTCGCGGGTCGGGGCACGCCGACGGACATGCTCGGCGGGTTGCGGGCGGCCGAGCACGAACTCGTCTGCGCGGCGACCGGAACGGCGCCCGCCCCGGATGTGGCGGCGTTGCCCCCGGTGATGCATGCGGAGACGAAACTGCAGGCCGCGACGTGGGTCGAGGTGTTGAACCCTGACGGGGCCGAACCGTCCGAGCGGGACTTCGAAGCCCGCCACGTCCGCCTGCTGCCGGCACGGGGCGGGTGGGTGCCGATCGCCGGGCTCCTCGCCCCCGAAGTCGCCGGACAGGTACAACGCGTGTTCGACGCACTCTGCAACCCCCGCCAAGCCGGAAACCTCCCCGAAGCCCTGCCCGGACGTGGCTCGGCGGACGCGGACGCGAACTCAGACGGTGGTGTTCACGCGGGCGGCGGTGCCGGTGCGAGTGCGGGTGATTCGGCGAGTGCGGGTGCGGGTGCAGACATGGATGCACGGTTCGGTGTCAGCGTCGATACCGACGGTATCCGTGACCCGCGTACCCGGGCGCAACGCCAACACGACGCCCTCGCCACCGTGTTCGACATCGCCGGGCGTGCCGACGAACTCCCCACGCTGGGCGGGGCGTCCGCGACGATCCTCGTCACAACCCTCACCGACGACTTCCTCACCGGTACCGGGGTCGGACACATCGACGGTGTGGACGTGCCGATCCCGATGTCTGCGATCCGGCAACACGCCTGCGCCAACGGTGCCCACACCCTGGAACTCACCCCGGCCGGCGGCATTCACCGGCTCGGCACCGAGCAACGCACCTTCACCCGTGCGCAACGCCGCGCCCTCGCCGCACGCGACGGCGGATGCATCATCCCCGGCTGCCCCATCCCCGCCGCCGCAACCGAAGCCCACCACGTCACCCCCTGGTGGGCCGGCGGCCCCACCCACGTCGACAACGGGGTGCTCCTGTGTTGGTTCCACCACCGCACCATCGACACCTCCGGATGGGAGATCCGCATGATCAGCGGAGCACCCCACGTGAAACCCCCACCCTGGCTCGGCGACCCCGTCTGGCGGGCCACCACACACTCACCCACCCGACGCACCGCACAACTCCGCCGACAACACGAATAA
- a CDS encoding aldo/keto reductase, with protein sequence MKTRRIGDRTVSAIGLGGMPMSIEGRPDEERSIRTIHAALDAGITLIDTADAYHRDAGEVGHNESLIRKALDSWGGDRDDILVATKGGLERPGDGRWVRHGDPEYLKRAAKASLERLGGDALDLYQFHRHDSTVLYADSIGALRELVDEGVVRQAGISNADAQQIDIARGILGEHLVSVQNQFSPSYRSSQGELDITTRLGLAFLPWSPLGGIAGAARLGARFAPFAEVAARHGVSPQRVCLAWELALAPNLIPIPGASRPESVIDSAQAPDLELTPDDIAALTAA encoded by the coding sequence ATGAAGACGCGACGGATCGGTGACCGCACGGTGAGCGCGATCGGACTCGGCGGGATGCCGATGTCGATCGAAGGCCGCCCCGACGAGGAACGGTCGATCCGCACGATCCACGCCGCGCTCGACGCGGGCATCACCCTCATCGACACCGCGGACGCGTACCACCGCGACGCGGGCGAGGTCGGGCACAACGAGTCGCTCATCCGGAAGGCGCTCGATTCGTGGGGTGGCGATCGCGACGACATCCTCGTCGCGACGAAGGGCGGTCTCGAGCGCCCGGGCGACGGACGCTGGGTGCGCCACGGCGACCCCGAGTACCTGAAGCGCGCGGCGAAGGCCTCGCTCGAACGACTCGGCGGCGACGCACTCGACCTCTACCAGTTCCACCGCCACGACTCGACGGTGCTCTACGCCGACTCGATCGGCGCACTCCGCGAACTGGTCGACGAGGGCGTCGTGCGACAGGCCGGCATCTCGAACGCCGATGCGCAGCAGATCGACATCGCTCGCGGCATCCTCGGCGAGCACCTCGTCTCGGTGCAGAACCAGTTCTCGCCCTCGTACCGCTCGAGCCAGGGCGAACTCGACATCACGACGCGGCTCGGGCTCGCGTTCCTGCCGTGGAGCCCGCTCGGCGGCATCGCCGGCGCCGCACGCCTTGGCGCTCGCTTCGCCCCCTTCGCCGAGGTCGCCGCACGGCACGGCGTGAGCCCGCAGCGCGTGTGCCTCGCGTGGGAGCTCGCGCTCGCGCCGAACCTCATCCCGATTCCCGGCGCGTCGCGCCCCGAGAGCGTCATCGACTCAGCGCAGGCCCCCGACCTCGAACTCACCCCCGACGACATCGCCGCGCTCACCGCGGCCTGA
- a CDS encoding aldo/keto reductase has protein sequence MQTRTLGRTGRSVSVIGLGTWQLGADWGVVADSDALAVLDAAAAAGVTFFDTADVYGDGRSETTIGRWLASNPGAGVTVATKLGRRLDQVPENYSAANFRAWIDRSRANLGVDTVDLVQLHCPPTSVYSNDRVFDDLDALVDDGSIAAYGVSVETVDEALTAIARPGVASVQIILNAFRLKPLDAVLPAAIDAGVGIIARVPLASGLLSGRYSVDTTFAANDHRTYNRSGEAFDVGETFSGVDFETGVRAAQQFAEIAREFGPDGATTSQVALAWIARQPGVSTVIPGARSVDQATANAAAGSIELADGIDDAVRDLYDRDFRAAIHPRW, from the coding sequence ATGCAGACACGCACTCTCGGCCGCACCGGCCGCTCGGTATCCGTCATCGGTCTCGGCACGTGGCAGCTCGGCGCCGATTGGGGCGTCGTCGCCGATTCCGACGCACTCGCGGTGCTCGACGCGGCCGCTGCAGCGGGCGTCACCTTCTTCGACACGGCGGATGTCTATGGCGACGGCCGCAGCGAGACCACGATCGGTCGCTGGCTGGCGTCGAACCCCGGTGCCGGCGTGACCGTGGCGACCAAACTGGGTCGCCGCCTCGACCAGGTTCCCGAGAACTACTCGGCGGCGAACTTCCGTGCCTGGATCGATCGCTCGCGCGCGAACCTCGGCGTCGACACCGTCGACCTCGTGCAGTTGCACTGCCCGCCGACCTCCGTCTACTCGAACGACCGTGTCTTCGACGACCTCGATGCCCTCGTCGACGACGGGTCGATCGCGGCCTACGGCGTGAGCGTCGAGACAGTCGACGAGGCCCTGACGGCGATCGCTCGTCCGGGAGTCGCGAGCGTGCAGATCATCCTCAACGCCTTCCGGCTGAAGCCGCTCGACGCCGTGCTGCCCGCCGCGATCGACGCGGGTGTCGGCATCATCGCGCGTGTGCCTCTCGCGAGCGGACTGCTCTCCGGCCGCTACTCGGTCGACACGACCTTCGCAGCCAACGACCACCGCACGTACAACCGATCGGGCGAGGCGTTCGACGTCGGCGAGACGTTCTCGGGCGTCGACTTCGAGACCGGCGTGCGCGCCGCGCAGCAGTTCGCCGAGATCGCTCGAGAGTTCGGCCCCGACGGCGCAACGACGTCGCAGGTCGCCCTCGCCTGGATCGCGCGCCAGCCCGGTGTGTCGACCGTCATCCCTGGTGCCCGCAGCGTCGATCAGGCGACCGCCAACGCAGCCGCCGGCTCGATCGAGCTCGCCGACGGCATCGATGACGCCGTGCGCGATCTCTACGACCGCGACTTCCGGGCGGCCATCCACCCGCGCTGGTAA
- a CDS encoding NAD(P)H-dependent oxidoreductase: MNTLVIVGHPLTGTFTRALADSYADAARDGGADVRVLDLAATPFPHDPETRDELRARDSRDHLPAVIRELIAEVEWADHLVVVYPQWWGTYPAVLKAFIDRVFLSGVSFRYGKGPISERLWAGKTARIVMVMDSPRFWNRLVYRNASETALSRATFGYCGVKTVGITRFTPVRFSTLEKRQGWLRTAAALGRTDAARGRSRTSPALVDA; this comes from the coding sequence ATGAACACCCTCGTCATCGTCGGCCACCCGCTGACCGGCACGTTCACCCGCGCCCTCGCCGACTCGTACGCCGACGCCGCGCGCGACGGCGGAGCGGATGTCCGCGTCCTCGATCTCGCCGCGACACCCTTCCCGCACGACCCCGAGACGCGCGACGAGTTGCGTGCACGGGATTCTCGCGATCACCTCCCCGCCGTCATCCGTGAGCTCATCGCCGAGGTCGAGTGGGCCGATCACCTGGTCGTCGTCTACCCGCAGTGGTGGGGCACCTACCCGGCCGTGCTCAAGGCGTTCATCGACCGCGTCTTCCTCTCGGGGGTGTCGTTCCGGTACGGAAAGGGTCCGATCTCGGAGCGTCTGTGGGCCGGCAAGACCGCGCGCATCGTCATGGTCATGGACTCGCCGCGCTTCTGGAACCGTCTCGTGTACCGCAACGCGAGCGAGACGGCGCTCTCGCGCGCGACGTTCGGGTACTGCGGCGTGAAGACCGTCGGCATCACCCGGTTCACGCCCGTGCGCTTCTCGACGCTCGAGAAGCGGCAGGGGTGGTTGCGCACGGCCGCGGCGCTCGGACGAACGGATGCCGCGCGCGGCCGCTCTCGCACATCCCCCGCGCTCGTCGACGCCTGA